TCAAAATCAACGGGTCGGCTTTCCCTGTTCCAAATGTCGTCACACCACGAATAAAGAATTCGGCATTATCCTCACCCGGTTCTCCACTTCTTTGATAAGCAACTACACCCGCCAACTTTCCGGCAAATCCGGTAGTAAGATTACTGCTAGTAGTTTTTAACTCCGCCGGTTTGATAGTGGAAACGGAGCCTAATACAGACTCTTTCTTTTGTTTGGCAAAAGCTACAATCGTGACATCTTCAAGTGCAATACCTCTATCTTCTTTCATCGTCACAACACGAAAGACATTTAAGTCTTTAGGGTTGAACGGAACAACTTTCTTCTCATATCCAATGTAAGAGAATTCTATATTTTTCGTGTTTGCCGGTACTTTCAGTACATAATTTCCGTCCAGGTCTGTAGCAACTCCGATACTGGTTCCCGGAATAAAGACACTGGCACCAATAATCGGTTCATTGTTAAAATCCAATACAACTCCTTTAATCGTATAGGTCTTGCCTGTCTGTTGTGGTGATGCAATATCCTGTTTGGCGTGAAGGGAAGGTAAACAAATACCATACAAACAAAACAGGATCAATAATCGCAGTATTCTTCCACAATTTTGTTTTTCATTCATCATAGAAATTAAAAGTGTTAACAATTCATTCTTATGCTTTTCGATAAGCATGAATCTGGGTTAATTAAAGGTTTTCAATAAATTAAGGATAGCACTTTCATTGATGAAAATTACTATCTTCATAAAAGCATTCATTTTTTCTTTGCCAGCATTTGTTATTAGTTTATAATCTTGTTAAAGGTGTTACACCGACAATACCCAAATAGATGGCATTTTCTATCTGATGAATCACATTCGGTTCTTTCAAAAAATCCCACTACCCGGTACTACATTTTGTTGTATCGATTGTAGGAGCTTGGGGGTATGTTAAGTTTCAAATAATACATCGTAGTACAAGACTTACTCAATCCCCGGACAAAAGCACTCTTTTTCCCATAGATTGAATATAAAGAACAAGATAATATAACCTGGTTATACTGTACCAAAGAAGGTAAACTGTGTTGAGCTGTACTGTTCATAGGATATAAGGTCTTTTTAAATTTATCGCTACACTAAGTTCTACTGAAACTTAGTGATAAAAAAAGAATACATATCAGAGGGGTGTTAAATGGAGAAAACAAAGACTCTACCAAAGATAATTATAAAAAGCGCATAATATATAGATACAAAATCACTCTACAAACGCTTATAAGCAAACAGAATTATTAACAAATCATTTCATCAGATCAAAATATTAAAATAGATAAGCTCCTTTTTTATATTTTCCCGACTAAATAATAAAAACATTGCTTAAATATATTGCAATTACAAAAAATACCTATATATTTGCAGCGTATTACAATTATTATTGCATACAAACTAACATATTAGTTCATCTTACAAAACGAATCACTAAGTTTCAGTAGAACTTAGTAAATATCTGCTCTAAAGTTTCACTATTATAATAGAATGTACCCACCCTTTCATCAGCAGTAACTAATGAAAATTGATTCATAAAGATGCAGAAATGAACTAATCTGTATTAAGATGAGTCTAATGTAATATTCATGCTACTATAAAGTTTAAAAATATACAAGTATCTGCAACGCTGCAACAAAACGGGGGCAATGAACTAATAAATAGATAGTTACAGCGTTGCAGATACCTGTGGCAGATGGTGGCAGATATCCCTTATCTGCAACACGTATCGTGTAGTTACGGGCAGATATCCCCTTAAGGAAAAGCCGGAGGCATTACATTGATGTCAGTATCCGCATAGGGAAACTGGAGTATCTATACTCAGAAACTCCAATTTCCCTACGCGGATACTCTCGTTTCCATACGCGGATACTGCAATTTCCAGCCTGGGAACGGGAGTTTTGATGTAGGGAACCATTGTTTCATATATATGATTGTACCGTTTGCAATAAAAGATTTATTGTTTTATACAGTGTGGCAGATAAAAGACATCTGCCACCATCTGCAACAGGTATCTGCAACGCTGTAACCATCTATCTATTAATACATTACTCCCGTTTTGTTGCAGCGTTGCAGATACCTGCACACTTTTAAACTTTATAGTAGTGAGAAAATCACATCAATTAGCTCAAAACCCGTGCAGAAATGAATCAAAATTTTAATATGATTATCTTAGTCCCATTAATTATCCGTATATTTGCACTATTCAGTTTTCAAAGATATATAGATTAACAATGAGATACTTAGACCCCAAAGCCGACCTGACGTTCAAACGTGTTTTCGGCGAGCACCCCGACTTGGTGATGAGCTTGCTAAATGCTTTGCTACCACTTTCCCCCAATCAAGAAGTGACTGATATAGAATACCTTCCTGTCGAGTTGGTGCCGGACAACCCGTTACGCAAGAACAGCATCGTTGATGTTCGTTGCCGCGACAATTACGGCCGCACCTTTCTGGTGGAGATGCAAATGATATGGACGCCCGAATTCAAACAGCGTGTATTGTTCAACGCCTCGAAAGCTTACGTGCGGCAGCTGGACGCCGGCGAGCAGTATGAGCTCCTGCAGCCCGTATATTCGCTGAATCTAGTGAACGATATCTTCGAACCGGAATTGAATGACGAATACTATCATTACTACCGTTTGGTGCACGTGGAGCATACGGACAAGGTGATAGAGGGATTGCATCTGATATTTGTGGAGCTTCCCAAGTTTACTCCACATAGCTACAGCGAGAGAAAAATGCAAGTGCTGTGGCTGCGATATCTAACCGAGATAAACGAACGGACCCGTGAAATCCCCGCAGAACTGCTTGCCAGTCCTGAACTTAAAAAAGCTGTTAATGCCCTTGAGGAATCAGCTTTTACGGATGCACAATTGGCTGGATATGAAAAGTTCTGGGATATTATAAGCGTAGAAAAAACGCTTTTAAACAGCGCAGAACGAAAAGGTATGGCAAAAGGTATGGCAAAAGGTATGGCAGAAGGTATGGCAGAAGGACACAAAGAAGTAGCTCGTAATTTAAAAAAAGTCGGAATATCGACTGCAATCATTATGCAGACTACCGGTCTATCGGAAAAAGAGATTGAAGAACTGTAAACTGCACCGTTATGAGCTAATTCTGCTATGTGGATTATCTAGTTTCATTCATAGGGGGCATGATAAGATCCCAAAAACGAAAGCCAACCTATACTTCGTAGTCAAACTGATACAAAACAGTGTTAAGCCAGGGTAAATTCAGGCGGTGTGCCAAAACAGAAAATACCGGTTGAAAAAGACTAAAAGAAAAAGGTCGAAGTCTCGTAAAATATCAAGTGAGGCCAAACGTCCGGAAGGCGTGGGGGGGGAAAAGGGGGTGTTCATAAAATAGTATCTGATTATAATTAGTTACGGTTTGAAAGCGGGGTAAAGATACGATAAATCAAGAGTATTTCAAATCAGACAATAGCTTTTTCACTACCCAATACCCGACTCTGGCTTCCGAAATGCCCTTCAGTAGGCGATGAGGACAGACAAAAGTATCATTTACAATTTCCGCTTCCATATAATAGAAACAGCAGGAAGGGTCTTCCTCAAACGTTTTTGCATACTCCAGAATATGTGTCGATATAAGAAAATGGCAATGAGAAAAATTCTCCAATAATCCATTGACGGCAACCGAAGCTTCAATAGCATCTTTTGCATTAGTCCCGCGAAACATCTCATCCAGCACTACCAGACAACGTTTCCCTGTCACAGCCTTTTGCATTACTTCTTTTATACGGAGCACTTCGGCCATAAAGTGGCTTCGCCCGTCCCGCAAGGAATCCGGTAAATTAATTGAAGTATAAATACCTTCATAAAGAGGGCAAATCATAGATTTTACAGGAACAGGCAAACCGCAATGCGCCAGCCAAACAGATAGCGCCAATGCCTTTAAAGTAGTTGATTTACCTGCCATATTAGAACCTGTAAAAATACATATATTTCCCCGTGACATCTCCCAACTATTCGTCTGCCCGTCTTTCACAAAAGGGTGAACAACTCCTTCCACCGAAAATTCCATCGTTTGCACCATCGTGGGAGTATAGCAAAAATCCTTTTCTTTTGCTACCCGATGAACTGTCCGGCAAGCATCCAATAAATAAACAACAGACAATAATTCCTTTAAAGATTGCAGCCGGACACACCGGAACAAATAATCATACTTGTCTATTGCATAATTAGACAGCCGCTTTTCTTTGCCGTAGGTCTGCGCCAACACTTCTTCCAATTCACTCCCGTGCAGAATACCATTGATCATACTGACAGATTCTTTCATTAATTGTGGGGCGTCTTTGTTCAGTCCCGTTGCCCATTTTTCTAAACGATGCAGCAAATGAACCACCAGCTTTACTCCTCTACAAATCACATAGCGTTTAGAATCATGTCTCAATAAACGATCAATGATAGTAGCACAAGAAAGCAGAACATTCGCCTTCCGTATCCCGTCACAATATGACAGATAATATTCAATAAAGTCCAATTCTTCTTCCTGTAAAAGAAGCTCCGGCAAAGCTCCCCACGCAATAGCTTCCTGGCGCTTACGAATTGTGTCCAAATCGCTTAGCGGATGCATCATCCATTCCAAGACCAATAACTTGCCTTGTTTTGTTTCCGTTTTAGAAAACAAAGAATAGATGACCTGCTCATTACTTGCGCTCTCTGTAATGCTCAGGTCTGCATAGGTCTGTTTATCAGTATCCAGGTATGTCATACTATTATTTCAAGATTAAAATTCGACATCATCGATGTATAACAAAGATACAGAAATTTATCAGTTACACTTGAAAATATCACTTAATAATAGACAATTTTCAAGTGTAACTGATAAAATCGAATAAGAAACAAACTACAATAGAATAGAAAAACGAAAGACATACTTGACGTCCATAAGAAACATAATTGAAGATGTAAACATTCTTATGCGAACTATCTGAAAGCATCCTAACACAAAAAGGCGGCTCCTTTCGGAACCGCCTTCTGCAATATATCTAATATATAAATTAGAGTTTCGGACCAGCAGCAACCAAAGCTTTACCAGCTTCGTTACCTGTAAACTTAGCGAAGTTCTTGATGAAACGTCCAGCCAAGTCTTTTGCTTTTTCTTCCCATTGGCAAGCACATTCGTAAGTGTCGCGCGGGTCAAGGATTTTCGGATCAACACCCGGAAGTTCTGTAGGAACAACGAAGTCGAAGTAAGGCATAACCTTAGTCGGAGCTTTGTCGATAGAACCGTCAAGGATAGCGTCGATGATACCACGAGTATCTTTGATAGAGATACGTTTGCCAGTACCATTCCAACCTGTGTTAACCAAGTATGCTTTAGCACCTGTTTTTTCCATCTTCTTCACCAGTTCTTCACCGTATTTAGTCGGGTGCAGAGACAAGAAAGCAGCACCGAAACAAGCAGAGAATGTCGGAGTCGGTTCAGTGATACCACGTTCTGTACCAGCCAATTTAGCTGTAAAACCAGACAAGAAGTAATATTTAGTTTGTTCAGCGTTCAGAATAGATACCGGAGGCAATACACCGAATGCGTCAGCAGACAAGAAAATAACTTGTTTTGCGTGAGGACCTTTAGACACCGGTTTAACGATGTTTTCGATGTGATAGATAGGATAAGAAACACGAGTGTTTTCAGTTACTGACTTATCAGCGAAGTTGATTTCGCCTTCAGCGTTAACTGTACAGTTTTCCAACAGAGCGTCGCGTTTGATAGCATTCCAGATGTCCGGTTCGCTTTCTTTATCCAAGTTGATAACTTTAGCGTAGCAACCACCTTCGAAGTTGAATACACCTTCGTCATCCCATCCGTGTTCGTCATCACCGATCAACAGACGTTTCGGGTCAGTAGACAAAGTAGTCTTACCTGTACCGGACAGACCGAAGAAAATAGCAGAGCTCTTACCTTCTTTATCTGTGTTAGCAGAGCAGTGCATAGAAGCCATACCGTTCAAAGGCAGCAAGTAGTTCATGTAAGAGAACATACCTTTCTTCATTTCACCACCGTACCAAGTATTCAGGATAACCTGGATCTTTTCAGTCAAGTTGAATACAACTGCAGTTTCTGAGTTCAAGCCCAGTTCTTTGTAGTTTTCAACTTTAGCCTTAGAAGCGTTCATGATAACGAAATCAGGTTCACCGAAGTTAGCCAGTTCTTCAGCAGTCGGACGGATGAACATGTTTGTTACGAAATGAGCCTGCCATGCTACTTCCATGATGAAGCGCAGTTTCAAGCGAGAGTTTTCGTTAGCACCACAGAAAGCGTCAACAACGAACAGTCTCTTGTTAGAAAGTTCTTTAGTTGCCAAATCTTTCACAGCTGCCCAACATTTTGCGTCAACCGGCTTGTTGTCGTTTTTGTATTCTTCAGAAGTCCACCAAA
The DNA window shown above is from Bacteroides faecium and carries:
- a CDS encoding Rpn family recombination-promoting nuclease/putative transposase, which translates into the protein MRYLDPKADLTFKRVFGEHPDLVMSLLNALLPLSPNQEVTDIEYLPVELVPDNPLRKNSIVDVRCRDNYGRTFLVEMQMIWTPEFKQRVLFNASKAYVRQLDAGEQYELLQPVYSLNLVNDIFEPELNDEYYHYYRLVHVEHTDKVIEGLHLIFVELPKFTPHSYSERKMQVLWLRYLTEINERTREIPAELLASPELKKAVNALEESAFTDAQLAGYEKFWDIISVEKTLLNSAERKGMAKGMAKGMAEGMAEGHKEVARNLKKVGISTAIIMQTTGLSEKEIEEL
- a CDS encoding MutS-related protein; amino-acid sequence: MTYLDTDKQTYADLSITESASNEQVIYSLFSKTETKQGKLLVLEWMMHPLSDLDTIRKRQEAIAWGALPELLLQEEELDFIEYYLSYCDGIRKANVLLSCATIIDRLLRHDSKRYVICRGVKLVVHLLHRLEKWATGLNKDAPQLMKESVSMINGILHGSELEEVLAQTYGKEKRLSNYAIDKYDYLFRCVRLQSLKELLSVVYLLDACRTVHRVAKEKDFCYTPTMVQTMEFSVEGVVHPFVKDGQTNSWEMSRGNICIFTGSNMAGKSTTLKALALSVWLAHCGLPVPVKSMICPLYEGIYTSINLPDSLRDGRSHFMAEVLRIKEVMQKAVTGKRCLVVLDEMFRGTNAKDAIEASVAVNGLLENFSHCHFLISTHILEYAKTFEEDPSCCFYYMEAEIVNDTFVCPHRLLKGISEARVGYWVVKKLLSDLKYS
- the pckA gene encoding phosphoenolpyruvate carboxykinase (ATP), which produces MANLDLSKYGITGVTEILHNPSYDVLFAEETKPGLEGFEKGQVTNMGAVNVMTGVYTGRSPKDKFFVKDETSENTVWWTSEEYKNDNKPVDAKCWAAVKDLATKELSNKRLFVVDAFCGANENSRLKLRFIMEVAWQAHFVTNMFIRPTAEELANFGEPDFVIMNASKAKVENYKELGLNSETAVVFNLTEKIQVILNTWYGGEMKKGMFSYMNYLLPLNGMASMHCSANTDKEGKSSAIFFGLSGTGKTTLSTDPKRLLIGDDEHGWDDEGVFNFEGGCYAKVINLDKESEPDIWNAIKRDALLENCTVNAEGEINFADKSVTENTRVSYPIYHIENIVKPVSKGPHAKQVIFLSADAFGVLPPVSILNAEQTKYYFLSGFTAKLAGTERGITEPTPTFSACFGAAFLSLHPTKYGEELVKKMEKTGAKAYLVNTGWNGTGKRISIKDTRGIIDAILDGSIDKAPTKVMPYFDFVVPTELPGVDPKILDPRDTYECACQWEEKAKDLAGRFIKNFAKFTGNEAGKALVAAGPKL